The following proteins are encoded in a genomic region of Debaryomyces hansenii CBS767 chromosome G complete sequence:
- a CDS encoding DEHA2G17776p (similar to uniprot|P01095 Saccharomyces cerevisiae YNL015W PBI2 Cytosolic inhibitor of vacuolar proteinase B required for efficient vacuole inheritance): protein MSDLKSYIITLKESASDSDKSQIKEKIQSLGGNVTSEFSLINGFVAKLPSSQSASINDYDHVEHIEEDKEVKIQ, encoded by the coding sequence ATGTCAGACCttaaatcatatataattacGTTAAAAGAATCCGCTAGCGATAGCGACAAGTCTCAAATCAAAGAGAAGATCCAATCTTTGGGTGGAAACGTCACTAGCGAATTTAGTTTGATCAATGGATTTGTTGCTAAGTTGCCATCAAGCCAATCTGCTTCGATCAATGATTACGATCATGTTGAACATATCGAAGAAGACAAGGAAGTCAAGATCCAATAA
- a CDS encoding DEHA2G17798p (similar to uniprot|P22855 Saccharomyces cerevisiae YGL156W AMS1 vacuolar alpha mannosidase): protein MSKEYEKHNIQPNFKPIDHLFQERLRQFIDGGKYRDLNLPKFYDFDRVDTNTEYINIKSYKVPDDKNGKTQRPLFKDINWDEVKWQDSNKGDSFGPSWKTFWFKVELSIPSEWLSKKPEAIEFQWDSNNEAMICNDKGLPLQAFTGGNERTLFRIPKRYWKEGVHRFYVEMSCNGMFGNGSDGSPNPNRYFQLSKCDLVLPNLEARRLMWDFWIIGDAAREFPGNSWQKWQANQLCNDIMNTFDPDNVESIWECRKLAKRYLGDKIDSDEVFATDSRIDVFGVGNCHIDTAWEWPFAETKRKIVRSWTTQLRLAEEYPEYIFVASQMQQFKWLKEYHPEILKQIKDKFTTNQFLPIGGSWVENDTNLPNGESLIRQFLLGQRFQYNEFGIYSNIFWLPDTFGYSSQVPQICQQVGINNFLTQKLSWNNINQFPLSTFNWIGIDRSQVLVHMPPANTYTASANFGDIKRSLEQHKNLRDVPTGLLLFGHGDGGGGPTDEMFEKIRRCRGMSDTSGLLPTVHLGNTIEDFYDDILERSNGGKDLPSWTGEIYLEFHRGTYTTQAYVKKLMRINEIKLHDLEWLATLVSITNNNYKYPKSEITALWEDLCLCQFHDVLPGSCIGMVYYEEVWPMLEKVLKNANNLINDALSIIKDDGKFTLSSLNYLNTLPWSRSEILRINQKEHSDLFDAISEDFAVKEGSDLIISVANNSGVTKINYKSEIRYPASVVEEEGVFILSNKKIKATISKNGILTSVIDLEHGREIIDATATKQTDSGESIGGNQFVLYDDEPLNFPAWDTELYSLTKYKLLTENEVSILTNNELESSVLIKTHISDKSSIETVVSIEGLTDFKAVQNSFIKFKSKVDWHETYKFLKVQFPTTVYTSQQANYETQFGLTSRPTHYNTSWDVAKFEVCHHKFMDLSEFNYGVSILNNSKYGGSIRGNLMTLSLLRSAKAPDDKADMGKHEFEYALYPHNGPLGSDTVKLGYNFNHKLCHGVNSTRLPELLSSIKLTDGGSLVLSHLKRSEDDEDVSLHENIPIRNKGQKSLIIRIYESLGGSSSGKLEFDLDVLPVDKIFKTNALEQESEDIPLHEGSVSIRLRGFEIATYKVVLKA, encoded by the coding sequence ATGAGTAAAGAATACGAAAAACATAATATACAACCTAACTTCAAACCAATTGATCATTTGTTTCAGGAAAGATTGAgacaatttattgatgGAGGTAAATATCGAGACTTGAATTTGCCAAAATTCTATGACTTCGATAGGGTAGATACCAACACAGagtatattaatataaaaagCTATAAGGTACCAGATGATAAGAATGGAAAGACTCAAAGACCTTTGTTTAAAGATATAAATTGGGATGAGGTCAAATGGCAAGATAGCAATAAGGGAGATAGTTTTGGTCCCTCGTGGAAGACATTTTGGTTCAAGGTGGAATTATCAATTCCATCAGAATGGTTGAGTAAGAAACCAGAGGcaattgaatttcaatGGGATAGTAATAACGAGGCAATGATATGCAATGACAAGGGGTTGCCTTTACAAGCGTTTACAGGTGGTAATGAAAGAACTCTATTTAGAATCCCAAAACGGTACTGGAAGGAAGGTGTCCATAGGTTCTACGTCGAAATGTCATGCAATGGGATGTTTGGAAATGGTAGTGATGGCTCACCCAACCCTAACAGATACTTCCAATTAAGTAAGTGTGATTTGGTATTGCCCAACTTAGAAGCAAGAAGGTTAATGTGGGATTTCTGGATAATTGGTGACGCTGCAAGAGAATTTCCAGGTAATTCATGGCAGAAGTGGCAAGCAAACCAGTTATGTAATGACATTATGAATACCTTTGATCCCGATAATGTTGAATCAATCTGGGAATGTCGTAAATTGGCAAAACGCTATCTTGgtgataaaattgattcagATGAAGTATTTGCTACTGATTCTAGAATTGATGTTTTTGGAGTTGGTAATTGTCATATAGACACAGCTTGGGAGTGGCCATTTGCAGAAACCAAAAGGAAGATTGTTAGATCTTGGACCACACAATTGAGACTTGCTGAGGAGTACCCcgaatatatttttgttgcCTCTCAAATGCAACAGTTCAAATGGCTAAAAGAATATCATCCTGAAATTTTAAAACAGATTAAAGATAAGTTCACAACTAACCAATTTTTACCTATTGGTGGTTCATGGGTGGAAAATGATACAAATCTTCCAAATGGAGAATCGTTGATTCGTCAATTTCTATTAGGACAAAGATTCCAATACAATGAATTCGGAATCTattctaatatattttggttGCCAGACACTTTTGGATACTCGTCTCAAGTCCCACAGATTTGTCAACAGGTTggaattaataatttcttgactCAAAAGTTATCTTGGAATAACATTAACCAGTTTCCATTAAGCACATTCAATTGGATAGGTATTGATAGGTCACAGGTGTTAGTTCATATGCCACCAGCAAATACTTATACTGCTAGCGCAAACTTTGGGGATATCAAAAGGTCTTTGGAACAACACAAGAATTTAAGAGATGTTCCAActggattattattatttggacATGGTGATGGTGGTGGTGGACCAACGGATGAAAtgtttgaaaaaataagaagatGCAGAGGAATGTCCGATACAAGTGGATTATTGCCAACTGTTCATTTAGGTAATACAATTGAAGACTTTTATGACGATATCTTAGAAAGATCAAATGGTGGTAAAGACTTACCCTCATGGACAGGCGAAATTTACTTGGAATTCCATAGAGGAACGTATACCACCCAAGCTTATGTTAAAAAGTTAATgagaattaatgaaattaaattacaCGACTTAGAATGGCTAGCAACGCTAGTTTCAATTACGAACAATAACTataaatatccaaaatcaGAAATAACCGCTTTATGGGAAGATCTCTGTTTATGTCAGTTCCATGATGTTTTACCTGGTAGTTGTATTGGTATGGTATACTACGAAGAAGTTTGGCCAATGTTAGAAAAGGTTTTAAAGAATGccaataatttaattaatgatgcTTTAAGTATTATTAAGGATGATGGTAAATTTACATTATCCTCATTGAACTACCTTAATACGTTGCCATGGTCTAGAAGTGAAATATTGAgaattaatcaaaaagaaCACtctgatttatttgatgCAATTAGCGAGGATTTCGCAGTCAAAGAGGGGAGCGACCTAATCATATCTGTTGCCAATAATCTGGGTGTAACTAAGATTAACTACAAATCAGAGATCAGGTACCCTGCATCagttgttgaagaagaaggagtGTTTATATTATCTAACAAAAAGATTAAGGCAACGATTTCTAAAAACGGAATTTTAACATCtgtaattgatttagaaCATGGTCGTGAAATCATTGATGCTACTGCAACAAAACAAACGGATAGTGGCGAAAGTATTGGAGGTAACCAGTTTGTCTTATATGATGATGAGCCATTGAATTTCCCTGCTTGGGATACTGAGTTATATTCGTTAACTAAATATAAGCTTTTGACGGAGAATGAAGTAAGTATATTAACTAACAATGAATTAGAGTCGTCAGTGTTAATTAAAACACACATTTCTGATAAATCTTCTATTGAGACTGTTGTTTCAATTGAGGGATTGACTGATTTTAAAGCGGTGCAAAACAGCTTTATCAAGTTTAAGTCCAAGGTTGACTGGCACGAGACAtacaaattcttgaagGTACAATTTCCAACAACTGTTTATACATCTCAACAAGCCAATTACGAGACACAATTCGGATTAACCTCAAGACCTACTCATTATAACACTAGTTGGGATGTCGCAAAGTTCGAAGTATGCCACCACAAGTTTATGGATTTGTCAGAATTCAACTATGGTGtatctattttgaataacagTAAGTACGGTGGATCAATTCGTGGAAATTTGATGACATTATCGTTGTTGAGATCAGCTAAGGCTCCTGATGATAAGGCAGATATGGGTAAACATGAATTTGAGTATGCTTTATATCCACATAATGGTCCTTTGGGCTCAGATACCGTTAAATTGGGTTACAATTTCAACCACAAATTATGCCATGGGGTCAATTCTACAAGATTGCCAGAATTACTAAGCTCGATTAAATTGACTGACGGAGGAAGTCTTGTCTTGTCCCATTTAAAGAGATCAGAAGACGACGAAGATGTCTCGTTGCACGAGAACATCCCGATTAGAAACAAGGGCCAAAAATCActtattattagaatatatGAGTCGTTAGGTGGCTCAAGCTCGGGTAAATTAGAGTTCGACCTTGACGTACTCCCAGTCgacaaaatattcaagacaAATGCCCTTGAACAGGAAAGCGAAGACATTCCGCTTCACGAGGGCAGTGTATCGATTAGATTGAGAGGCTTCGAAATCGCAACCTACAAAGTTGTTTTGAAGGCTTAA
- a CDS encoding DEHA2G17820p (some similarities with ca|CA2825|CaHWP1 Candida albicans CaHWP1 Hyphal wall protein), which translates to MKFSSGVLLSAAAAPALGASSAYTNGTSTATDLQTTVVTITSCSDNACSTGVQTTGLTTVTKDETVYTTYCPLTEGESTSAAPAETSPATGGEETKTNIETAVVTITSCSDNACSTGVHTTGVTTITENDTVYTTYCPVSEAPAGTTPASEAPAGTTPAGEAPAGTTPAGEAPAGTTPAGEAPAGSAPAGEAPAGSAPAGEAPAGSAPAGEAPAGTTPAGESTVAAEATTPAGEAPVGTAPAGESTVAGEATTPAGSAPAGQSTVAAQSTSAAESSVAEVSAAEGAANNKAVPVFVAGLLAALSLL; encoded by the coding sequence atgaaGTTCTCATCAGGTGTTTTATTATCCGCTGCTGCTGCTCCAGCTTTAGGTGCTTCCTCTGCATACACTAACGGTACCTCTACCGCTACTGACTTGCAAACTACTGTTGTCACCATCACTTCTTGTTCCGACAATGCTTGTTCCACTGGTGTTCAAACTACCGGTCTTACCACTGTCACCAAGGACGAAACTGTTTACACCACTTACTGTCCATTGACCGAAGGTGAAAGCACTTCTGCTGCTCCAGCTGAAACCAGCCCAGCAACTGGTGGTGAAGAAACCAAGACCAACATTGAAACCGCTGTTGTTACCATTACTTCATGTTCTGACAATGCTTGTTCCACTGGTGTTCACACTACTGGTGTTACTACCATCACTGAAAACGACACTGTTTACACTACATACTGTCCAGTCAGTGAAGCCCCAGCCGGTACTACCCCAGCTAGTGAAGCCCCAGCTGGTACCACTCCAGCAGGTGAAGCCCCAGCCGGTACCACTCCAGCAGGTGAAGCCCCAGCCGGTACCACTCCAGCAGGTGAAGCTCCAGCCGGTTCTGCTCCAGCAGGTGAAGCTCCAGCCGGTTCTGCTCCAGCAGGTGAAGCTCCAGCCGGTTCTGCTCCAGCAGGTGAAGCCCCAGCCGGTACCACTCCAGCCGGTGAATCGACCGTTGCTGCTGAAGCTACCACCCCAGCTGGTGAAGCTCCAGTCGGTACTGCTCCAGCCGGTGAATCTACCGTTGCTGGTGAAGCTACTACTCCAGCTGGTTCTGCTCCAGCCGGTCAATCTACCGTTGCTGCTCAATCTACTTCTGCTGCTGAATCTTCAGTTGCTGAAGTTTCTGCTGCTGAAGGTGCTGCTAACAACAAGGCTGTCCCAGTCTTCGTTGCTGGTTTATTAGCTGCTTTATCCTTATTGTAA
- a CDS encoding DEHA2G17842p (weakly similar to ca|CA4126|IPF6631 Candida albicans IPF6631 unknown function): MSGFPKVPLVVGDTDDDASIHLQSRVGPARPLPNKQNSFNPHDEEILKILNEVDDESDAGYDFNKQFAIFQKSGSIPNEIEFSDNDSDADTQVESANEYEEEINEKQENRYYPNIHREEEILGDRYGEKEHRDESDKQKPNKSLFEEFKKARESTHPFMETTQTNYKKYALFALMSFSVTCIVLLIYQREIIFHPVIIDKPIENYYEINSKFGNLENRVNKLTSFAEDLSKKQENLIQKHEMLSANINEKFDLVSDRFGKINSNIISSHQFDSLLKEFTALKARVSESEPYTNPEPKLLEITEKLNKLSKISDNIESVKTSILKEFSATLPEKVPVYIKDNKIHYIPEFHKYIYNFIDNYQKEKNFTTHVSWDQFLRENEDNMNNHINSIMKKTNLLNISKEKLEHFLQKKINENNKQIWEKYNNLIDNLNIVHNNSTSIAKNFEKSTNTILLDNLLEIFAKGSNKVNYADYKLGSRILGFLTSTSMSSTGSQTSHKSLPRRIFLGWFDYLNSSGVHKPKNWKYNANNVLIDGGNYWHCESNECSIGLRLSNPVILTDLIFKNPPIDSIKSPSFVSIYIKPTNPEQVNELIEYLQNLKFDIAKTNGQKYLKKFYKIKEVSLDPDKPINHVKLPVSLVNLKIPIKDIYVQLKSNSGITGLYNLKAYGISEFNSYKYNQEFELLVDKLSELDENEEPITNNIDINSFIDENHSDILGDDEILF, encoded by the coding sequence ATGTCGGGGTTTCCAAAGGTTCCCTTGGTTGTAGGAGATACCGATGATGATgcttcaattcatttacAGTCTCGCGTAGGCCCAGCGAGGCCACTACCAAATAAACAAAACTCGTTTAATCCTCACGATGAAGAGatattaaagatattgaatgaGGTGGATGACGAACTGGACGCAGGATATGACTTCAATAAACAATTTGCGATATTCCAAAAAAGTGGCAGCATTccaaatgaaattgaatttagtGACAATGATTCGGATGCTGATACCCAGGTGGAATCAGCGaatgaatatgaagaagaaatcaacgAAAAGCAGGAAAATAGGTACTATCCAAACATACatagagaagaagaaatattggGGGACAGATATGGAGAGAAAGAACATAGAGATGAAAGTGATAAACAGAAACCAAATAAAAGTTtgtttgaagaattcaagaaagcTCGAGAAAGCACTCACCCATTCATGGAAACTACTCAGACTAATTATAAGAAGTATGCGTTATTTGCGCTTATGTCATTTTCAGTAACATGCATAGTACTATTAATATACCAACGTGAAATCATTTTCCATCCGGTAATCATAGATAAGCCGATTGAGAATTACTATGAAATAAACTCGAAGTTTGGTAATCTCGAAAATAGagtaaataaattaactCTGTTTGCTGAAGACTTATCTAAAAAACAAGAGAATcttattcaaaaacatGAGATGTTATCAGCgaatataaatgaaaaatttgatttagtTAGCGACAGGTTTGgtaaaattaattcaaatataataagtCTGCATCAATTTGATTCgttattgaaagaattcaCTGCCTTGAAGGCAAGGGTAAGTGAGTCTGAACCATATACTAACCCTGAACCAAAATTGCTTGAAATTACagagaaattgaataaactCTCGAAAATTAGTGATAATATTGAGTCGGTTAAAACCAGCATATTAAAGGAATTCTCAGCAACTCTACCAGAGAAGGTACCAGTGTACATTAAGGACAATAAGATCCATTATATTCCGGAATTTCAcaaatacatatataactttattgataattacCAAAAGGAGAAAAATTTTACCACTCACGTAAGTTGGGACCAGTTTTTACGTGAAAATGAGgataatatgaataatcatattaattcaataatgaaaaaaacTAATCTACTTAATATTAGTAAGGAAAAGCTTGAACATTTCTTGcagaagaaaatcaatgaaaataataaacaaatatggGAAAAGtacaataatttgattgataatttgaatattgtGCATAATAACTCAACATctattgcaaaaaattttgaaaagtctACGAATACGATTTTGCTCGATAActtattagaaatatttgctAAAGGTTCAAACAAAGTTAATTATGCGGATTATAAGCTCGGTTCTAGAATATTGGGCTTCTTAACGAGTACATCTATGTCATCGACAGGTAGTCAAACTTCACATAAATCCTTACCCAGAAGGATTTTTTTGGGATggtttgattatttgaattcaagtGGTGTTCATAAGCCTAAGAACTGGAAATATAACGCTAATAATGTTTTGATTGATGGGGGAAATTATTGGCATTGTGAATCAAATGAATGTTCAATTGGTTTAAGATTATCTAACCCTGTTATCTTGACTGATTTGATATTTAAAAATCCCCCTATTGATAGTATAAAGTCTCCTAGCTTCGTTTCCATTTATATTAAGCCTACAAATCCTGAACAAGTGAATGAATTAATAGAATACTTACAAAATCtaaaatttgatatagCTAAAACCAATGGtcagaaatatttgaagaaattttacaAGATTAAGGAAGTGTCACTTGACCCTGACAAACCCATTAATCATGTTAAATTACCGGTAAGTTTggtaaatttgaaaattccTATTAAAGATATTTATGTTCAACTTAAGTCGAACAGTGGAATTACTGGATTATACAATTTAAAAGCCTATGGGATAAGCgaatttaattcatataaGTATAATCAAGAATTCGAATTATTAGTAGATAAGTTATCAGAAttggatgaaaatgaagaaccAATAACTAATAACATTGACATTAATAGTTTCATAGATGAAAATCATTCCGATATCTTaggtgatgatgaaatattattttaa
- a CDS encoding DEHA2G17864p (similar to uniprot|P38013 Saccharomyces cerevisiae YLR109W AHP1 Thiol-specific peroxiredoxin reduces hydroperoxides to protect against oxidative damage), translated as MSELFPTDVKLKYVPYTKSNDAVASCGNPIDFDLAKELPGKKIVLTAAPGAFTPTCTEEHIPNYLKNLEKFKSKGVDRVVVVTANDPFVNAAWGKALGSKDESNYVIFASDPNAALSKELGDNFVADLTKAGLGIRTARYTSIIDDGKVSFLESEEGLGFSEISSASTVLERL; from the coding sequence ATGTCCGAATTATTTCCAACTGACgtcaaattgaaatacGTCCCATACACAAAGTCTAATGATGCCGTTGCATCTTGTGGTAACCCAATTGACTTCGACTTAGCCAAGGAATTGCCAGGAAAGAAGATCGTTTTAACTGCTGCTCCAGGTGCGTTCACCCCAACTTGTACAGAAGAACATATTCCAAATTACTTAAAAAACTTGGAAAAATTTAAGAGCAAGGGGGTTGACAGAGTGGTTGTGGTTACCGCAAACGACCCATTTGTCAATGCAGCATGGGGCAAGGCCTTAGGAAGCAAAGATGAATCTAATTACGTTATCTTTGCATCTGATCCAAATGCTGCTTTATCCAAAGAATTGGGTGATAACTTTGTGGCTGATTTAACCAAGGCTGGTCTTGGTATCAGAACTGCCAGATATACATCTATCATTGATGATGGTAAAGTTTCTTTCTTGGAAAGTGAAGAAGGGTTGGGTTTTAGTGAAATCTCAAGTGCTTCCACTGTCTTAGAAAGACTTTAG
- a CDS encoding DEHA2G17886p (weakly similar to uniprot|Q06636 Saccharomyces cerevisiae YDR302W GPI11 ER membrane protein involved in a late step of glycosylphosphatidylinositol (GPI) anchor assembly): MPPKLKATRKSVSFQHLSDEDISKSQYILKTEFPRIETSTLTIPFHSALLIFGLYKFGLTNDIYGVMLKGIFSLIPLQLLYGYLITTRSEKEKKTKSHNNSENVPLLLAGGIVISLVLSVPLFVALILLGAPLASHLKETYLLSIHLSLLIFYPSLVLYKYDYKSLVKFLDADGVYNAIAKNQILLSAVLAVIGTWFGVIPIPLDWDRDWQQWPITLLTGAYIGSFVGGIACFLFQ; this comes from the coding sequence ATGCCACCAAAGTTGAAAGCTACAAGGAAATCAGTATCGTTTCAGCATTTGAGCGATGAAGATATTTCGAAATCGCAGTATATATTGAAGACTGAGTTTCCACGAATTGAAACATCAACATTAACAATACCATTTCATTCAGCCTTATTGATTTTTGGATTATATAAGTTTGGATTAACAAATGATATTTACGGGGTAATGTTGAAAGGTATTTTCAGCTTGATTCCTTTGCAATTACTTTACGGATATTTAATAACTACAAGATCggagaaagaaaagaaaactaAAAGTCATAACAATTCAGAGAATGtaccattattattagcagGAGGAATTGTTATTTCTCTAGTTTTATCCGTTCCTCTATTCGTTGCACTAATATTACTTGGAGCTCCCTTAGCTAGCCATTTGAAGGAAACGTACCTATTGTCAATTCACTTGtcattattgatattttatccTCTGCTAGTTTTGTACAAGTATGATTATAAACTGCTAGTCAAATTCCTCGATGCCGATGGTGTGTATAATGCTATAGCCAAAAATCAGATATTACTAAGTGCTGTTTTGGCTGTGATCGGTACGTGGTTCGGAGTTATTCCGATTCCGTTAGATTGGGACAGGGATTGGCAACAGTGGCCAATTACCTTATTAACAGGAGCATATATAGGTTCCTTTGTCGGAGGAATAGCATGTTTCTTATTTCAATAA